From the Bradyrhizobium ontarionense genome, the window GGCGATTTCCTGGCCCGCGGGGTTCACCGAGCAGTCGATGCGGTCGACGGCGGCGTGGTCGTGATGATGATCATGCGCATGGCCGTGATCATGGTCGTCATGGCCATGATGATGGTGACCGTGATCGTGGTCGTGATGATGGTCGCCATGATGGTGATGGTGTCCGGACTGATCATGACTGTGATCATGTCCGTGCGCATGATGATGCTCGCCGTGATCGTGATGATGATCGCCATCCTCGATGGAGGACTTGCCGTCACTGCAGCCACACACCGTGCACATTACTCGACCTCCAGCTCCTTGACCCGCATGTCTTCCCCGCCCGTGACCTGCAGCTGATGACTGCCGCAGGCTGGACATGGCGCGTAGCGTTGGCTGATGCCGACGCTGCGCGAGCAGCCGAGGCACCACGCCGTGCCCGGCTGTTCGATGATCTCGAGCGCAGCCCCCTGCAACAGGGTCTTTGCCGTCACCGCCTCGAAACAGAACCGCAGCGCGTCCGGCGCGACATGGCTGAGCGCACCGATCTCGAGCCACACGGTCTTCACCTTGGCGAAGGCGCCCTTGCGTGCCTCCTGCTCGACGATCTCGACGATGCCCTCGCACAGCGCCATCTCATGCATCGGCCATCTCCTGGAACGCCAGGTGGTAGCCGACGCAAGGATCGAACGAACCGACCATGGCGTCGACGGCGTCGCGATCTGCGGCGCCGCGTAACGCAGCCCCGATCAGGCTCTTCACGACCGGACCCCGCGGGTGAAAATTCCATTCCGTCGGCGCGAGAAATTCGAATCCTGCGACGCGCCCTTGTTCGTCCAGTTCGATCACGTGATGAAGCCGGCCGCGCGCGCATTCGACCGCTGCGGCGCCACGTCGCGGACCGAGCGCATAGCTTGCAACGGCTTCGACCATGTCGTTCTCCGTCTCGCCGGCCTCGATCCAGCGCAGCAGCGCTGCTATTTCGGCAATCCTGGCAGACAGGCGCGCAGCAGGATCGGCTCGGGTCACGCCATGGCCTACCGCACGGCGTGCCCAGACCCCTGTCTCCGGAAACCGGCCGTCGAGTTCGGGGACTTGCGCGAATGCGGCGCCGGCGTCGATCAGCAGGGTGACGATCGCGCGATCGTCGGCCGCCGACAGGAAGCACGGATCAGCCGGCATGTGTCTCCATCCTCCGTCATCAGCAGCTCTCCGGGCCGACGCCATCGTTGCTGCGAGCGGCGTCCCCGGCAAGACCGGCTCCGCTGCCGAGCCTATGCCCAGAGCCTCCAGGCCCATCTTGATCTGAGACAAGGTTTCGGAGCGAGCCCGCCCGCGCGCGAATTCGGCCTGCAGCGGCGCGAGCGCCCGCAACAGATTCTGTGCCACCTGCAACGTGTCGCGATCCCCGGCAAACCGTCCGAGCACGAGGCCGCGCAGCAATTCCGCAAAGCGCTCGAAGGCCACCGCCGCGGCGCGGCGCCGGCGCGGCGCCGGCATGGCCTGCTCGCCGTGCGCTGCTTCGATCGCGGAAAGACACGCGACCTGGTGCGCGACGCCGCAGAGCGAGAACAGCCGCGGCAAGGTCGTGAGCAGCGTTTCGGCCGGCTTGCCGGCGAACAGCCTGCCGATCGGCGGCCTCGTCCGCGGCTGGATGCCGACGCTCACGATCGCCCGATCCGCGACGGACAGCGTGAGGTCGATCCGGTTGCGAAAGGCGATCGTCATGCCCGGCTCTCGGTGAGCGTGCCGCGCAGGAAGGCGCGACGATCGATGGCGCT encodes:
- the hypA gene encoding hydrogenase maturation nickel metallochaperone HypA; its protein translation is MHEMALCEGIVEIVEQEARKGAFAKVKTVWLEIGALSHVAPDALRFCFEAVTAKTLLQGAALEIIEQPGTAWCLGCSRSVGISQRYAPCPACGSHQLQVTGGEDMRVKELEVE
- a CDS encoding nickel-dependent hydrogenase large subunit, with the protein product MTIAFRNRIDLTLSVADRAIVSVGIQPRTRPPIGRLFAGKPAETLLTTLPRLFSLCGVAHQVACLSAIEAAHGEQAMPAPRRRRAAAVAFERFAELLRGLVLGRFAGDRDTLQVAQNLLRALAPLQAEFARGRARSETLSQIKMGLEALGIGSAAEPVLPGTPLAATMASARRAADDGGWRHMPADPCFLSAADDRAIVTLLIDAGAAFAQVPELDGRFPETGVWARRAVGHGVTRADPAARLSARIAEIAALLRWIEAGETENDMVEAVASYALGPRRGAAAVECARGRLHHVIELDEQGRVAGFEFLAPTEWNFHPRGPVVKSLIGAALRGAADRDAVDAMVGSFDPCVGYHLAFQEMADA